A genomic window from Scatophagus argus isolate fScaArg1 chromosome 17, fScaArg1.pri, whole genome shotgun sequence includes:
- the LOC124074563 gene encoding histone-lysine N-methyltransferase SETDB1-A-like isoform X1, with product MRSEMSSRTLTSPDALRIYYTDHDLDDLPTVTHDGANNQVIMEGDEMEMTIEELRTWIRTKVKENKQISDMTEKCNLLQSLLERKQNQAIHLMKLCKSVAACEAVVKKQYSLLGWDYREVESDDDDDNITGCGNTPSEFVRSESPVPSSPTTSGPTPWLPNLRDSKNFYRDDSKKVHINLKRQPVVVLTRLSPSKISCLRSPAPQDYNSEDESLNSLDSDTQWEPDDDFNYSDSSISSYDTGSQKRRKIYQKNWDFGTPQVRSNTGAKNYVPKSTGAKNYATKSTGAKNYATRSTGVKNYAVKSTGAWSYAAKRTSAKNYAAKSTGSKNYAAKSTRAKNYAAKSTGAKNYAAKSTGAKNYAAKSTGAKNYAAKSTGAKNYAAKSTGTKSNAAKSTGTKSNAAKILTLQANVNTKSNTMNTWTPQANTEGATSVTMVSTLCQDSDRAMETQARRRMPEGKICVNMNVLAKSRGMDWKQGKIVEIVTKEDGRLKYKISFQDNRKSLVSGHHIAFDCNPIVDQLFVGARVVVKCKDVKPCFLAGIVAEVPQKKNLMRFLVFTDDHTPIYVGLPSLHLVCKPLADPLDDIPNDIHKNFMKEYLKVWPYPPRMRYTVGDIINAELNGFQQKCEVLKVDCSLIKVIFQKDQHKDWIYRGSIRLEHIINEEEHSEK from the exons atgagaaGCGAAATGTCTTCAAGAACCctaacaagtccagatgccctaagaatttactacacagaccatgacctggatgacttaCCAACAGTCACACATGATGGAGCAAATAATCAAG TGATTATGGAGGGGGATGAGATGGAGATGACCATAGAGGAGCTCCGAACGTGGATCAGAACGAAGGTAAAGGAGAACAAGCAGATCTCAGACATGACAGAGAAATGCAATCTGCTGCAATCCCTGCTGGAAAGGAAGCAGAACCAGGCAATACACCTCATGAAGCTCTGCAA GTCTGTTGCGGCATGTGAAGCAGTTGTAAAGAAGCAATACTCTTTGCTGGGATGGGACTACAGAGAAGTAGAAtctgatgatgacgatgataaTATAACAGGCTGTG GAAATACGCCATCTGAGTTTGTTCGTTCTGAGAGTCCAGTCCCCAGCTCGCCAACTACAAGTGGCCCTACTCCTTGGTTACCAAATCTTAGGGACAGTAAAAACTTCTATAGAGATGATAGCAAAAAAGTCCATATCAATTTAAAGAGACAACCAGTGGTGGTGCTGACCAGACTTTCTCCAAGTAAGATCAGTTGTTTACGTTCACCAGCGCCTCAGGACTACAACAGTGAAGATGAATCCTTAAACAGTTTGGATTCTGACACACAGTGGGAACCAGATGATGACTTCAATTACTCAGATTCTTCTATCTCAAGTTATGATACTGGCtcacagaaaaggagaaaaatatatcaaaagAATTGGGATTTTGGAACACCCCAAGTCAGATCAAATACTGGCGCTAAGAACTATGTACCAAAAAGTACCGGTGCTAAGAACTACGCAACAAAAAGTACTGGTGCTAAGAACTATGCAACAAGAAGTACAGGTGTTAAGAACTACGCGGTAAAAAGTACCGGTGCTTGGAGCTATGCGGCAAAACGTACCAGTGCTAAGAACTACGCTGCAAAAAGTACCGGTTCTAAGAACTACGCTGCAAAAAGTACCCGTGCTAAGAACTACGCAGCAAAAAGTACTGGTGCTAAGAACTACGCAGCAAAAAGTACTGGTGCTAAGAACTACGCAGCTAAAAGTACTGGTGCTAAGAACTACGCAGCAAAAAGTACTGGTGCTAAGAACTACGCAGCTAAAAGTACCGGTACCAAGAGTAATGCAGCTAAAAGTACCGGTACCAAGAGTAATGCAGCAAAAATATTAACACTGCAAGCCAATGTGAATACCAAGAGCAACACAATGAACACATGGACACCGCAAGCAAACACCGAAG GAGCAACATCTGTGACCATGGTGTCAACTCTTTGCCAAGACTCAGACAGAGCCATGGAGACACAAGCTCGTCGTCGTATGCCAGAAGGAAAGATCTGCGTGAACATGAATGTCCTGGCCAAAAGCAGGGGCATggactggaaacaggggaaaATAGTGGAAATAGTAACAAAGG aagATGGTAGGTTGAAATACAAGATCAGTTTTCAGGATAACAGGAAGAGCCTAGTCTCTGGTCACCACATCGCCTTTGACTGCAACCCAATTGTGGATCAACTGTTTGTCGGTGCTCGTGTGGTAGTCAAGTGTAAAGATGTAAAGCCATGTTTTTTAGCTGGTATTGTGGCTGAGGTCCCCCAGAAGAAAAACCTCATGAG GTTTCTGGTCTTTACGGATGATCACACACCAATCTATGTGGGTTTACCTTCACTTCACCTGGTGTGCAAACCAT TGGCCGACCCTTTGGATGACATTCCGAATGACATCCATAAGAATTTCATGAAGGAGTATTTGAAGGTTTGGCCTTACCCACCCAGGATGCGTTACACGGTTGGAGACATAATTAATGCAGAACTGAATGGATTTCAGCAGAAGTGTGAGGTGTTGAAAGTTGACTGCAGCTTGATAAAGGTCATTTTTCAG AAAGATCAACATAAAGACTGGATCTACCGAGGTTCCATACGCTTGGAACACATAATTAATGAGGAGGAGCATTCAGAGAAGTAA
- the LOC124074563 gene encoding histone-lysine N-methyltransferase SETDB1-A-like isoform X4, whose protein sequence is MEGDEMEMTIEELRTWIRTKVKENKQISDMTEKCNLLQSLLERKQNQAIHLMKLCKSVAACEAVVKKQYSLLGWDYREVESDDDDDNITGCGNTPSEFVRSESPVPSSPTTSGPTPWLPNLRDSKNFYRDDSKKVHINLKRQPVVVLTRLSPSKISCLRSPAPQDYNSEDESLNSLDSDTQWEPDDDFNYSDSSISSYDTGSQKRRKIYQKNWDFGTPQVRSNTGAKNYVPKSTGAKNYATKSTGAKNYATRSTGVKNYAVKSTGAWSYAAKRTSAKNYAAKSTGSKNYAAKSTRAKNYAAKSTGAKNYAAKSTGAKNYAAKSTGAKNYAAKSTGAKNYAAKSTGTKSNAAKSTGTKSNAAKILTLQANVNTKSNTMNTWTPQANTEGATSVTMVSTLCQDSDRAMETQARRRMPEGKICVNMNVLAKSRGMDWKQGKIVEIVTKEDGRLKYKISFQDNRKSLVSGHHIAFDCNPIVDQLFVGARVVVKCKDVKPCFLAGIVAEVPQKKNLMRFLVFTDDHTPIYVGLPSLHLVCKPLADPLDDIPNDIHKNFMKEYLKVWPYPPRMRYTVGDIINAELNGFQQKCEVLKVDCSLIKVIFQKDQHKDWIYRGSIRLEHIINEEEHSEK, encoded by the exons ATGGAGGGGGATGAGATGGAGATGACCATAGAGGAGCTCCGAACGTGGATCAGAACGAAGGTAAAGGAGAACAAGCAGATCTCAGACATGACAGAGAAATGCAATCTGCTGCAATCCCTGCTGGAAAGGAAGCAGAACCAGGCAATACACCTCATGAAGCTCTGCAA GTCTGTTGCGGCATGTGAAGCAGTTGTAAAGAAGCAATACTCTTTGCTGGGATGGGACTACAGAGAAGTAGAAtctgatgatgacgatgataaTATAACAGGCTGTG GAAATACGCCATCTGAGTTTGTTCGTTCTGAGAGTCCAGTCCCCAGCTCGCCAACTACAAGTGGCCCTACTCCTTGGTTACCAAATCTTAGGGACAGTAAAAACTTCTATAGAGATGATAGCAAAAAAGTCCATATCAATTTAAAGAGACAACCAGTGGTGGTGCTGACCAGACTTTCTCCAAGTAAGATCAGTTGTTTACGTTCACCAGCGCCTCAGGACTACAACAGTGAAGATGAATCCTTAAACAGTTTGGATTCTGACACACAGTGGGAACCAGATGATGACTTCAATTACTCAGATTCTTCTATCTCAAGTTATGATACTGGCtcacagaaaaggagaaaaatatatcaaaagAATTGGGATTTTGGAACACCCCAAGTCAGATCAAATACTGGCGCTAAGAACTATGTACCAAAAAGTACCGGTGCTAAGAACTACGCAACAAAAAGTACTGGTGCTAAGAACTATGCAACAAGAAGTACAGGTGTTAAGAACTACGCGGTAAAAAGTACCGGTGCTTGGAGCTATGCGGCAAAACGTACCAGTGCTAAGAACTACGCTGCAAAAAGTACCGGTTCTAAGAACTACGCTGCAAAAAGTACCCGTGCTAAGAACTACGCAGCAAAAAGTACTGGTGCTAAGAACTACGCAGCAAAAAGTACTGGTGCTAAGAACTACGCAGCTAAAAGTACTGGTGCTAAGAACTACGCAGCAAAAAGTACTGGTGCTAAGAACTACGCAGCTAAAAGTACCGGTACCAAGAGTAATGCAGCTAAAAGTACCGGTACCAAGAGTAATGCAGCAAAAATATTAACACTGCAAGCCAATGTGAATACCAAGAGCAACACAATGAACACATGGACACCGCAAGCAAACACCGAAG GAGCAACATCTGTGACCATGGTGTCAACTCTTTGCCAAGACTCAGACAGAGCCATGGAGACACAAGCTCGTCGTCGTATGCCAGAAGGAAAGATCTGCGTGAACATGAATGTCCTGGCCAAAAGCAGGGGCATggactggaaacaggggaaaATAGTGGAAATAGTAACAAAGG aagATGGTAGGTTGAAATACAAGATCAGTTTTCAGGATAACAGGAAGAGCCTAGTCTCTGGTCACCACATCGCCTTTGACTGCAACCCAATTGTGGATCAACTGTTTGTCGGTGCTCGTGTGGTAGTCAAGTGTAAAGATGTAAAGCCATGTTTTTTAGCTGGTATTGTGGCTGAGGTCCCCCAGAAGAAAAACCTCATGAG GTTTCTGGTCTTTACGGATGATCACACACCAATCTATGTGGGTTTACCTTCACTTCACCTGGTGTGCAAACCAT TGGCCGACCCTTTGGATGACATTCCGAATGACATCCATAAGAATTTCATGAAGGAGTATTTGAAGGTTTGGCCTTACCCACCCAGGATGCGTTACACGGTTGGAGACATAATTAATGCAGAACTGAATGGATTTCAGCAGAAGTGTGAGGTGTTGAAAGTTGACTGCAGCTTGATAAAGGTCATTTTTCAG AAAGATCAACATAAAGACTGGATCTACCGAGGTTCCATACGCTTGGAACACATAATTAATGAGGAGGAGCATTCAGAGAAGTAA
- the LOC124074563 gene encoding histone-lysine N-methyltransferase SETDB1-A-like isoform X3, which translates to MRRRSARTRKLTQACCVKVIMEGDEMEMTIEELRTWIRTKVKENKQISDMTEKCNLLQSLLERKQNQAIHLMKLCKSVAACEAVVKKQYSLLGWDYREVESDDDDDNITGCGNTPSEFVRSESPVPSSPTTSGPTPWLPNLRDSKNFYRDDSKKVHINLKRQPVVVLTRLSPSKISCLRSPAPQDYNSEDESLNSLDSDTQWEPDDDFNYSDSSISSYDTGSQKRRKIYQKNWDFGTPQVRSNTGAKNYVPKSTGAKNYATKSTGAKNYATRSTGVKNYAVKSTGAWSYAAKRTSAKNYAAKSTGSKNYAAKSTRAKNYAAKSTGAKNYAAKSTGAKNYAAKSTGAKNYAAKSTGAKNYAAKSTGTKSNAAKSTGTKSNAAKILTLQANVNTKSNTMNTWTPQANTEGATSVTMVSTLCQDSDRAMETQARRRMPEGKICVNMNVLAKSRGMDWKQGKIVEIVTKEDGRLKYKISFQDNRKSLVSGHHIAFDCNPIVDQLFVGARVVVKCKDVKPCFLAGIVAEVPQKKNLMRFLVFTDDHTPIYVGLPSLHLVCKPLADPLDDIPNDIHKNFMKEYLKVWPYPPRMRYTVGDIINAELNGFQQKCEVLKVDCSLIKVIFQKDQHKDWIYRGSIRLEHIINEEEHSEK; encoded by the exons ATGAGGCGAAGAAGTGCTCGCACACGAAAACTCACCCAGGCCTGCTGTGTAAAGG TGATTATGGAGGGGGATGAGATGGAGATGACCATAGAGGAGCTCCGAACGTGGATCAGAACGAAGGTAAAGGAGAACAAGCAGATCTCAGACATGACAGAGAAATGCAATCTGCTGCAATCCCTGCTGGAAAGGAAGCAGAACCAGGCAATACACCTCATGAAGCTCTGCAA GTCTGTTGCGGCATGTGAAGCAGTTGTAAAGAAGCAATACTCTTTGCTGGGATGGGACTACAGAGAAGTAGAAtctgatgatgacgatgataaTATAACAGGCTGTG GAAATACGCCATCTGAGTTTGTTCGTTCTGAGAGTCCAGTCCCCAGCTCGCCAACTACAAGTGGCCCTACTCCTTGGTTACCAAATCTTAGGGACAGTAAAAACTTCTATAGAGATGATAGCAAAAAAGTCCATATCAATTTAAAGAGACAACCAGTGGTGGTGCTGACCAGACTTTCTCCAAGTAAGATCAGTTGTTTACGTTCACCAGCGCCTCAGGACTACAACAGTGAAGATGAATCCTTAAACAGTTTGGATTCTGACACACAGTGGGAACCAGATGATGACTTCAATTACTCAGATTCTTCTATCTCAAGTTATGATACTGGCtcacagaaaaggagaaaaatatatcaaaagAATTGGGATTTTGGAACACCCCAAGTCAGATCAAATACTGGCGCTAAGAACTATGTACCAAAAAGTACCGGTGCTAAGAACTACGCAACAAAAAGTACTGGTGCTAAGAACTATGCAACAAGAAGTACAGGTGTTAAGAACTACGCGGTAAAAAGTACCGGTGCTTGGAGCTATGCGGCAAAACGTACCAGTGCTAAGAACTACGCTGCAAAAAGTACCGGTTCTAAGAACTACGCTGCAAAAAGTACCCGTGCTAAGAACTACGCAGCAAAAAGTACTGGTGCTAAGAACTACGCAGCAAAAAGTACTGGTGCTAAGAACTACGCAGCTAAAAGTACTGGTGCTAAGAACTACGCAGCAAAAAGTACTGGTGCTAAGAACTACGCAGCTAAAAGTACCGGTACCAAGAGTAATGCAGCTAAAAGTACCGGTACCAAGAGTAATGCAGCAAAAATATTAACACTGCAAGCCAATGTGAATACCAAGAGCAACACAATGAACACATGGACACCGCAAGCAAACACCGAAG GAGCAACATCTGTGACCATGGTGTCAACTCTTTGCCAAGACTCAGACAGAGCCATGGAGACACAAGCTCGTCGTCGTATGCCAGAAGGAAAGATCTGCGTGAACATGAATGTCCTGGCCAAAAGCAGGGGCATggactggaaacaggggaaaATAGTGGAAATAGTAACAAAGG aagATGGTAGGTTGAAATACAAGATCAGTTTTCAGGATAACAGGAAGAGCCTAGTCTCTGGTCACCACATCGCCTTTGACTGCAACCCAATTGTGGATCAACTGTTTGTCGGTGCTCGTGTGGTAGTCAAGTGTAAAGATGTAAAGCCATGTTTTTTAGCTGGTATTGTGGCTGAGGTCCCCCAGAAGAAAAACCTCATGAG GTTTCTGGTCTTTACGGATGATCACACACCAATCTATGTGGGTTTACCTTCACTTCACCTGGTGTGCAAACCAT TGGCCGACCCTTTGGATGACATTCCGAATGACATCCATAAGAATTTCATGAAGGAGTATTTGAAGGTTTGGCCTTACCCACCCAGGATGCGTTACACGGTTGGAGACATAATTAATGCAGAACTGAATGGATTTCAGCAGAAGTGTGAGGTGTTGAAAGTTGACTGCAGCTTGATAAAGGTCATTTTTCAG AAAGATCAACATAAAGACTGGATCTACCGAGGTTCCATACGCTTGGAACACATAATTAATGAGGAGGAGCATTCAGAGAAGTAA
- the LOC124074563 gene encoding uncharacterized protein LOC124074563 isoform X2 — translation MRSEMSSRTLTSPDALRIYYTDHDLDDLPTVTHDGANNQVIMEGDEMEMTIEELRTWIRTKVKENKQISDMTEKCNLLQSLLERKQNQAIHLMKLCKSVAACEAVVKKQYSLLGWDYREVESDDDDDNITGCGNTPSEFVRSESPVPSSPTTSGPTPWLPNLRDSKNFYRDDSKKVHINLKRQPVVVLTRLSPSKISCLRSPAPQDYNSEDESLNSLDSDTQWEPDDDFNYSDSSISSYDTGSQKRRKIYQKNWDFGTPQVRSNTGAKNYVPKSTGAKNYATKSTGAKNYATRSTGVKNYAVKSTGAWSYAAKRTSAKNYAAKSTGSKNYAAKSTRAKNYAAKSTGAKNYAAKSTGAKNYAAKSTGAKNYAAKSTGAKNYAAKSTGTKSNAAKILTLQANVNTKSNTMNTWTPQANTEGATSVTMVSTLCQDSDRAMETQARRRMPEGKICVNMNVLAKSRGMDWKQGKIVEIVTKEDGRLKYKISFQDNRKSLVSGHHIAFDCNPIVDQLFVGARVVVKCKDVKPCFLAGIVAEVPQKKNLMRFLVFTDDHTPIYVGLPSLHLVCKPLADPLDDIPNDIHKNFMKEYLKVWPYPPRMRYTVGDIINAELNGFQQKCEVLKVDCSLIKVIFQKDQHKDWIYRGSIRLEHIINEEEHSEK, via the exons atgagaaGCGAAATGTCTTCAAGAACCctaacaagtccagatgccctaagaatttactacacagaccatgacctggatgacttaCCAACAGTCACACATGATGGAGCAAATAATCAAG TGATTATGGAGGGGGATGAGATGGAGATGACCATAGAGGAGCTCCGAACGTGGATCAGAACGAAGGTAAAGGAGAACAAGCAGATCTCAGACATGACAGAGAAATGCAATCTGCTGCAATCCCTGCTGGAAAGGAAGCAGAACCAGGCAATACACCTCATGAAGCTCTGCAA GTCTGTTGCGGCATGTGAAGCAGTTGTAAAGAAGCAATACTCTTTGCTGGGATGGGACTACAGAGAAGTAGAAtctgatgatgacgatgataaTATAACAGGCTGTG GAAATACGCCATCTGAGTTTGTTCGTTCTGAGAGTCCAGTCCCCAGCTCGCCAACTACAAGTGGCCCTACTCCTTGGTTACCAAATCTTAGGGACAGTAAAAACTTCTATAGAGATGATAGCAAAAAAGTCCATATCAATTTAAAGAGACAACCAGTGGTGGTGCTGACCAGACTTTCTCCAAGTAAGATCAGTTGTTTACGTTCACCAGCGCCTCAGGACTACAACAGTGAAGATGAATCCTTAAACAGTTTGGATTCTGACACACAGTGGGAACCAGATGATGACTTCAATTACTCAGATTCTTCTATCTCAAGTTATGATACTGGCtcacagaaaaggagaaaaatatatcaaaagAATTGGGATTTTGGAACACCCCAAGTCAGATCAAATACTGGCGCTAAGAACTATGTACCAAAAAGTACCGGTGCTAAGAACTACGCAACAAAAAGTACTGGTGCTAAGAACTATGCAACAAGAAGTACAGGTGTTAAGAACTACGCGGTAAAAAGTACCGGTGCTTGGAGCTATGCGGCAAAACGTACCAGTGCTAAGAACTACGCTGCAAAAAGTACCGGTTCTAAGAACTACGCTGCAAAAAGTACCCGTGCTAAGAACTACGCAGCAAAAAGTACTGGTGCTAAGAACTACGCAGCAAAAAGTACTGGTGCTAAGAACTACGCAGCTAAAAGTACTGGTGCTAAGAACTACGCAGCAAAAAGTACTGGTGCTAAGAACTACGCAGCTAAAA GTACCGGTACCAAGAGTAATGCAGCAAAAATATTAACACTGCAAGCCAATGTGAATACCAAGAGCAACACAATGAACACATGGACACCGCAAGCAAACACCGAAG GAGCAACATCTGTGACCATGGTGTCAACTCTTTGCCAAGACTCAGACAGAGCCATGGAGACACAAGCTCGTCGTCGTATGCCAGAAGGAAAGATCTGCGTGAACATGAATGTCCTGGCCAAAAGCAGGGGCATggactggaaacaggggaaaATAGTGGAAATAGTAACAAAGG aagATGGTAGGTTGAAATACAAGATCAGTTTTCAGGATAACAGGAAGAGCCTAGTCTCTGGTCACCACATCGCCTTTGACTGCAACCCAATTGTGGATCAACTGTTTGTCGGTGCTCGTGTGGTAGTCAAGTGTAAAGATGTAAAGCCATGTTTTTTAGCTGGTATTGTGGCTGAGGTCCCCCAGAAGAAAAACCTCATGAG GTTTCTGGTCTTTACGGATGATCACACACCAATCTATGTGGGTTTACCTTCACTTCACCTGGTGTGCAAACCAT TGGCCGACCCTTTGGATGACATTCCGAATGACATCCATAAGAATTTCATGAAGGAGTATTTGAAGGTTTGGCCTTACCCACCCAGGATGCGTTACACGGTTGGAGACATAATTAATGCAGAACTGAATGGATTTCAGCAGAAGTGTGAGGTGTTGAAAGTTGACTGCAGCTTGATAAAGGTCATTTTTCAG AAAGATCAACATAAAGACTGGATCTACCGAGGTTCCATACGCTTGGAACACATAATTAATGAGGAGGAGCATTCAGAGAAGTAA